In the genome of Chiroxiphia lanceolata isolate bChiLan1 chromosome 20, bChiLan1.pri, whole genome shotgun sequence, the window CACACTGCCCGAAAACACGATTTGTGATCGGTATCTGGGTTTGCTGCATTTAAACACAGCATCAGTTTGAGGAATAAATGGCAAAATGCAAATGTGCAGGGCTAGAACATATAGTTTGTCTTTTATTGCTGCTAGCACTGTAATGGTTATAACTCCTTCCAAAAAGCTGAATGAAACACAGAGAGCGTCTGTGTGCTTCCCTCATTTAACATGCAAGAAGTTTGTCTCCTGAGAGCAGTGTTCTTAGGACAGTGACAGTGAATTTCCAAACATGAGTTTAGGAACCAAAGCCGTGGAGGTTTCTTTTATCCCCTTAGAGCACTTATGGTCCAAACACTTTAACTCCTGGTCTCCCAGGACAGGCACCCACCAATTTGGGGATAAATGTAAACACTTGGAAAGTTTTAACTCTTCAGAAATAAACACTGGGACCAATCCCTTGTTCCCATGCTTTGCCAATGTTTGCACTCTGAAAAATGATGTAGGCTATTTAGTTTATTAAGAATTCAGATTGGCTTGATGTGCTACATACAGATGTGTGGTTGTGCATCTGAGAGCTTGGTGTGCAAGCCACGAGCTGAAAAACATATGTAATAATAACATGTAAATGAAATTAAGCCTAGCTATTAAGGTCATGAAGGTacgtgtatgtgtgtgtatatatacagtGTATAGAACTGCAATGTGGCTCTCCAGAGCCTTCCAAGGCTGAAGAAAAAGCATTACAAAACAGGCTCCAAGCACAGTGCCGAGCACTGTTTTGCACAGTTGAAACCAGCCACGTGTAAAAGCCAGAACAGTGgctgaagaggaaaacaacGTGAAATTGtggataattttatttacatcCACGTCTGTGTTCACACATTTGTGGGGATTCAGCTCCTGCCCCGTGTTCTCTTAGGCTGACGCTGGACACCACGTGGGCCAGTTTACACGTGGTAATTAAGTCCCACCTAGGACTGATTTAATGGTTCCTGGGAGCCGCGCTCCTCGCCCCAGCCCGGGCCGGGGGGTTCCCTCAGCGGGGCTCCCGCAGCCCCTTCCCGCCATTTTCGCACCGCCTGAGGCGTGAGCGCGCGGCTGAGTGTCCGTTATTTTTGGCGGGCTTCGCCTCAGGGCTGACCCTCACCCCTGTCCCTCAACCCGGTCCCTCAGGGCTGACCCTCATCCCTCGTCCTTGTCGCTCATCCCAGTCCCTTAGGGCTGACCCTCACTCCACTCGCTCAGCCCGACGGCGCCAGAGCCCTCAGCCCGCGGCCGGCGCTGCCGCCTCCGTGTGAGGCACTGCGAGGGTCgccctgctctccctgagcTTACTGTTTTTCTACAGCGTTTTCTCTGGGTTTTAGTTGCTTATCTTCAGAAGAGGCCAGAAAACAACACGCTCTAAGCTCCTATGCGGTGCAAAAACTCTCTATAAAGTGAAATGTAAAACTTAatggggttttattttacaaGTGTTTTACTGGGGGCCATTAGGTTTCATAGTGCTAGGAATATGCTTTAAATTGTATAATAACAATGGACTAGAGGCTGCTTTAATGTCATCGCACGTGTAATTGATGTATCTCACAGAAGTAAAGACTAAATTGATCTATTAGTCAGCTGTGGTAGAAGCTGTGCTTCATTCTTATTAACATCTTTAATAGCTGCGTACGGTTAACTGTCAGATCAAAATAAATGTAGAGGGAATGTCTTGTATTATTTATACATCTAAATATGCAGTATTATTCATATGCCACTGAAGGCGATATGCATCAGTAGCTAAATCTGATAAAATAGCAAGCAAAGCTGCATATAGTCTCTGTAGTACCCTCAGTGTGTACAGTAATACACAAAGATTACAAATAGATTAATCAAAAACCAAATATGGCAAACTACCTATAACTAACATGctaatatatatttcttttgtttgtaatATTTGGTTTATAGTAATGTCTTTTTGATTTGTGATGTACTTTATGTATGAGGGAATTGGCTAAAGGTTTTAGATCTGTACCATGAAGTAcagaaaataagtttatttttgaACCATGATGctatttttcacagaataattAAATTGGTTTTGTCTTCAAAGCTTTGTACCTTGTCATCACCTTTGGCTGCAACgtataaatatgcatttttttattagtgtttCATttacaggaatttaaaaaaaaaataatcctagtATTTGGAGGTATGCGTAGTTTTAAATTCAGGATtgaattcaatattttttcagcacttaaaaaaaGTAGAGAATACAACTTTTACTTCAAAAATGTAATCATTTGGGCCTTTAATCTGCAAAAACCAGTTGCATGTTATGTATGTACCTGTGGATCTTCTAAATGCACTACAGCTGCTTGTATGTTTTAGGCTTGTGTCTGAAGTGATGCCAGTCATTGAGTCTGCAGAGTTCACAGAAACTGCCAAAATCACATAAAATTTGGATGTGTTTACGGCATTAATTAGTTTACTTTGCTTATCTAACTTCCATACAGCAAATCTGGAGTAATCAATACATCGTTGCCTGTTAAGACtcagcaaagaaatgaaaaggagtTTTGGTGACACCTCAACTCGCAGCACAGCAGGTACTGCCCTTGTTTTGTGCTTTACCATTCAGACCTCACTAtccttttatatataaatatatttttttatatatatacacacacataactATACGTGCAGTGTGCACACAGGATGTTCAGAATTCAGCCCTAGATCCCCATTTCCTGAGTGGACTTCAATGGGTTACCTGTTTATTATAGCACAGGGCAAGATTTTGGATGGAGTCAAGGAACTGGCCACTCAGGGAAAGGTTTCCTTCACAAGATTATGTGCAAGACAGAGGGCTGGGAATGTGAGTTCTGTGACAGAATGGTCTGTTATGTGTTTATGAAATGTAATTACTATGGGTGATGTAAAATAACTGTTAagtcattttatttatttattttacgTGTTTTGCTATTAATATGGTATTATtacttgaattttaattttaggttGTCTGCCTGTACCACTGttcaatcagaaaaaaagaactagACAGCCCCTCACTTCAAATCCAATTAAAAATGAGCCAGGTGCCAGTTCTGGGACTCGTCCATATGACTTCTCTCCCACATCATTTGGTAAataagatatattttattttttttttagaggctCTAAATCAAATAAATCTTAACTTCCTGATTGTATTCTATGTAATCAGACATTGTCTTTATCAAGAACTTTATGCACCCTTTATATCTATTTCTGAAAAGTTCATTATGTAAAAATTGTCCTCCAGGaaacttctttctcttccatacAATTGAGCTTTTTATACTTTGTGCCTAGAGGGAGTTTGACTCTTTGTGTGTTGGAGAATGAAGTAGCACTGGCAGTTAAATCGAGTCTCTTGAAACCgaccttttgttttcagttgatTTCAATCAACATTCAAGTCCTGTGTTACAAGAAGAAACATTTATAagatgtctttcttgtagtccAGAAAGGAACTTCTGTTCTTCAGTTTGGGCTTGGAAAGAACAGTGGAGAATTCTGCCTTTAGTGCTTTCATTATGGTCTACTTGTAATAAAGTTAAAAAGTTTCCTTATAATACAGTAAAAAAGTCTAATGTTTGTAAGTGAACCGTTGTCTAGAGAAGCAACCTACTTGTTAGAAGTTGCCTTATAATTACAAATATCAAAGGATTccactccctttttttttttcaccttctccttcctgcGTGAGCCTGTTTGTGGGACATTAGGCAGATATAGAGTAGGAGCCCTATATAGTAGACCTATTACCTTTCAATCTTCTCTGTTTGTACCCATATTCAATCCTTTGCCTTTTGAAAATTAGGCTGGGGAACTGCAAACCCAGAAGTGGCTgaactgcagaaagcagcaaacAGTGGGTATGTAAAAGCAGgttatttgttgctttttgatttttatttggatACTAATTGTTTCACAAACTATGCTCCATGTGTCTGTCTTACAATAAAGCTGCTACTATGTCACTGATACTTTAAACTTATATTTGAAAGCCAAACAGAACATCAGATGGCTCCTTCCCTCATGAAACCACCAAATGCATCAAAGTTTAATTTAGCAAATGCTGGAAAAAACTTGGCTGCCTGCAGGTTGGTGGAGTCTTTAATGTCTATTATCCTTCCTTTTTGTTCTCATGTGAAAATACATCTTACATTTTCCCATATTCCTGTAGCATTCAGAGAGACCCTTTTAATTCTCAGATCGTCACTGTAGTCCTAAATAATTACATTGTGCTTATGAGCCAAACCCCACTGAAATGACATATCTTTCTTTCCAGTGTACCTAATGAGGCCTATTAATTAGACCTAATATCAGGCCTATAATTCAGTCTTACCATAAAAGTTGATCGAATTTTGCTGGTAATTTTCTGAGATTTGCCTTTACTTGAAGTTTTGCccacttccaacccaaatttATCAATAGGCTCAAATAAGATTCTAtcagtttattttatataaaaacttttaattaaGACTGAATATAACTGTGCTTTTACAGATTCAGGAAAAGCTGACAGATTCTGATGTTTGGAGCTGGCAGGAAAACTTCCAGCAATGTTACAACTGTCCATTTGTTCCCTTCCTCCTGTTCCTTTCCAAGGGCAAAAAGAGAGTGAATGTTTCAAACAAGACAAAATGGAACAGGATTAATTTCTGAGCTGCCTTTATTAAAGAACTGTGTTAGAAATAATAATGTCAGCACTAGAGTTTGTTGTAAAATGATTTCCTCAGTGATGGTGGTAGAAGAATTTGGAAACATCACTCTCAGAAGAaactttgtttattttactttagacttatggaaaaaaatgtgaatctTGGATCAGGAAAGATCCCTTGTACAGGGCAGGATAATAACTGAGCAAAGTTTTAAGGCCTGTTGAAGTCAGCTGGATTTATGCACAGGTGTGATCCCTGCCCTGCACGtggatttatttcagtgtataCTCAAGTGCTCTGAGTCTGGATGTTTTTAAAGCTAAAGCAACAATAcatagattatttttatataccTTAATTATGTATCTGAGTATTCAGAACAGATACTGTGATACTGAACTGTGTCTGATGTTGCATTGCAGGAACAGAAATGAGTATACTCTGAGTAACACAGCAGATTCAAGGTCTGATAGTGGAATTACTCGAAAGTTTGGGAACCTTTCAAATAATTGGAAAACTGTCCAGCAGCAAAAACCCCCTGGTAACCATCGTAATTCATCTCAGCTCCTGAAAACAGAAACCAGCCAGACAAACACAGCTAAAGGACAGTGGCCAGTGAAACCTAACCCTGCATCAAGAAGTCTGCAGGGTCATAGTCCAGCATATAAATTTAACTACAatattcagcaaaataaaatgaatggaAACCAAATTGATTTTgtcccagaagaaaaaagtcaggTAAAACTTATGGGGAGGGTTAATAGGAATACACAATgaagaaagcagtaaaaaaaaaaactgatgAAAGATGAAGCTTTTGTCAGCCCAAGCTGTCTTCATAAACACTTAAGTTTCTGAAAATTTAGAATTGAGATTTTTCATACTATAATAATTACAAATCCTCAGCATTATGTTATAAACTTACAAGGAGTTGTTTGTATATTCTGAACAAATGCTCTAATGTAAATATTGGCTATTTAGCATAATATATAAATGTCTATGTGCCTTACAAAATTACGAGTGTATATGTCTAACTTGAGCTTTTGTCCTCCTCTGAAAGGAAGTTCCATCAtctcaaataaaaattagagaCAAAAGGAATTCTTTGCGAGTCCTGTCTGCAGTCATTGAAAGTCTGAGGCACTGGAGTCAATATTCTTACAAAACTGCACTGTTATTTGAAGTCTTAGGTAAGCACAGCTGATTGGGCTATAACTGATAATAGTGGTAGGGCAATAGTGAGAGAGAATTTTATTCACTTTCGGCACAATAGCTGAAATACTTAAACCCGTAAAATGTTGCTGTGAGCACCATCTAATTTTCCTTCTGGGAGATCCATTCAGCTATCAAAGGTGACTGAAATAGGtacaaaattaataattcaGTCATCTTCCAACATTTAAGCTTTTCCcatgctgtttattttctttccttgtttttagaATGTGTTACAATCAATTTTCCTATTTTACAGGAACCTTCTGTAGAGAGGTACTGTTTGACAATAATTCTTAATACAATTAATGTAGGAATAGATTCAAGTCTGGGGTACTTCTAAATATAGGTACAGACTTTTAGTGCATTACACTTTGCATTTAATTGCTGTTGTCTGAGAAATGAACATGACAAAAGGCTGAAATGACTAAACTTTACAACAAGGTGAATAAGAATGTACAGTCTGTTGGCATCTCAGCTATTGTTTTGACAAGATTGCAGATATTTAAAGTTGATTTGCATGTGTTCCCACAGAAAGCTGATGCTGACTTGATATATCTCAGTGTTTTTGTGTAGTAAATGATGTTTGGTGTCTTGGGGTATCATTCTTAGTACTGCTCTTTGTTTACACCatgatttctgatttctgtaAATGGCACAGGCACACTGGATTCTGCAGTCACACCTGGAGCTTATGGGGCAAAGAACTTTCTTCTGAGAGATGGAAAGGAGACCCTGCCTTGTGTGTTTTATGAAATTGTGAGTATTCTGTGTCTGTACATAACACAGGCTCCAATCCCTTTTATGAAGTTAATAATATGTTGTTCTGataaagcagaaatattctGTGTAGAAGGCAGGCTAGATGCTTATACCATATTGATCCCAAACTAGAGCAATAATCCTGTGAGTACTTAGGCATCCTTAgacttctgtttcagaaaaaaaggtgggaCTTTCAGTTTAGCTTTTAGGTAGTTGATAATAACAAAAAAGCTGATGCAAATTCCTTCTGTTTGA includes:
- the SPATA22 gene encoding spermatogenesis-associated protein 22 isoform X1, whose translation is MKRSFGDTSTRSTAGCLPVPLFNQKKRTRQPLTSNPIKNEPGASSGTRPYDFSPTSFGWGTANPEVAELQKAANSGQTEHQMAPSLMKPPNASKFNLANAGKNLAACRNRNEYTLSNTADSRSDSGITRKFGNLSNNWKTVQQQKPPGNHRNSSQLLKTETSQTNTAKGQWPVKPNPASRSLQGHSPAYKFNYNIQQNKMNGNQIDFVPEEKSQEVPSSQIKIRDKRNSLRVLSAVIESLRHWSQYSYKTALLFEVLGTLDSAVTPGAYGAKNFLLRDGKETLPCVFYEINPAPQKAFMVGDIIVLFVYYALMKDRELPRLIRGRVHRCMGNYDAKRNIFKCVSVRPATAPEQNTFQDFVKIADAEMTAYVKTMNEM
- the SPATA22 gene encoding spermatogenesis-associated protein 22 isoform X5, with translation MKRSFGDTSTRSTAGCLPVPLFNQKKRTRQPLTSNPIKNEPGASSGTRPYDFSPTSFGWGTANPEVAELQKAANSGQTEHQMAPSLMKPPNASKFNLANAGKNLAACRNRNEYTLSNTADSRSDSGITRKFGNLSNNWKTVQQQKPPGNHRNSSQLLKTETSQTNTAKGQWPVKPNPASRSLQGHSPAYKFNYNIQQNKMNGNQIDFVPEEKSQEVPSSQIKIRDKRNSLRVLSAVIESLRHWSQYSYKTALLFEVLGTLDSAVTPGAYGAKNFLLRDGKETLPCVFYEIYNTCIK
- the SPATA22 gene encoding spermatogenesis-associated protein 22 isoform X2; translation: MKRSFGDTSTRSTAGCLPVPLFNQKKRTRQPLTSNPIKNEPGASSGTRPYDFSPTSFGWGTANPEVAELQKAANSGQTEHQMAPSLMKPPNASKFNLANAGKNLAACRNRNEYTLSNTADSRSDSGITRKFGNLSNNWKTVQQQKPPGNHRNSSQLLKTETSQTNTAKGQWPVKPNPASRSLQGHSPAYKFNYNIQQNKMNGNQIDFVPEEKSQEVPSSQIKIRDKRNSLRVLSAVIESLRHWSQYSYKTALLFEVLGTLDSAVTPGAYGAKNFLLRDGKETLPCVFYEIDRELPRLIRGRVHRCMGNYDAKRNIFKCVSVRPATAPEQNTFQDFVKIADAEMTAYVKTMNEM
- the SPATA22 gene encoding spermatogenesis-associated protein 22 isoform X3, whose amino-acid sequence is MKRSFGDTSTRSTAGCLPVPLFNQKKRTRQPLTSNPIKNEPGASSGTRPYDFSPTSFGWGTANPEVAELQKAANSGQTEHQMAPSLMKPPNASKFNLANAGKNLAACRNRNEYTLSNTADSRSDSGITRKFGNLSNNWKTVQQQKPPGNHRNSSQLLKTETSQTNTAKGQWPVKPNPASRSLQGHSPAYKFNYNIQQNKMNGNQIDFVPEEKSQEVPSSQIKIRDKRNSLRVLSAVIESLRHWSQYSYKTALLFEVLGTLDSAVTPGAYGAKNFLLRDGKETLPCVFYEIAQGDAAGDSEGESPSQHKEHPQHISHSLILNQLPLLEVPRTGRSPQTWTLSSWQLCFCI
- the SPATA22 gene encoding spermatogenesis-associated protein 22 isoform X4, with product MKRSFGDTSTRSTAGCLPVPLFNQKKRTRQPLTSNPIKNEPGASSGTRPYDFSPTSFGWGTANPEVAELQKAANSGNRNEYTLSNTADSRSDSGITRKFGNLSNNWKTVQQQKPPGNHRNSSQLLKTETSQTNTAKGQWPVKPNPASRSLQGHSPAYKFNYNIQQNKMNGNQIDFVPEEKSQEVPSSQIKIRDKRNSLRVLSAVIESLRHWSQYSYKTALLFEVLGTLDSAVTPGAYGAKNFLLRDGKETLPCVFYEINPAPQKAFMVGDIIVLFVYYALMKDRELPRLIRGRVHRCMGNYDAKRNIFKCVSVRPATAPEQNTFQDFVKIADAEMTAYVKTMNEM